The Corallococcus exiguus genome has a segment encoding these proteins:
- a CDS encoding flagellar motor protein has protein sequence MGPGTTAGFLLALLLLSSVASAQSLSSDLPTQASTIAGRVCVDVDGDGLCGPDEPGLADVRLVLATGREVRTDAFGRYHLTGVDSRVPDLIGGPHLRPGRHALKVDPRSLPTSSQVVPRVATVEVPWGAVALQDFAVRPPPTPPRAAPTSEQSRPPEARAADSGKLRFLISGQASPGDRVRAGDVDATVEDSGAWLATVLLTPGSNVISITTTSQGGAVEFAQQSFDVVRRGEHGWIVIPHAKERLGAMRGLSPDVPLPTGDTFLRLEVAPGTQVTTPDTQLFAGPDGEVRLPVRLVPGRNTVRISMAPPQRSWSAVTVTVEARAQPFVVGLLDVEASIAPAGGGFRLRGRGALHGEAQLGPVQVVGELDLTDTDLRQLDDAPLADWLRPRRPERFDRWPDPDLAPAEWGDNSVSLTPNPAEGRLRLEARHEQYGRAGFGTYRALLQDREVGRYHRPLFGPYAELREQLGPVSVGLDAFAGGLVDPTRGLAATPAHEELSATGGSLYYLGGGIVAEGSELVRVEVRDGVTGLPLGEQHLIRGRDYEIDYLAGRILLARPLSFLIGASLLRTDALTETPAPVLVVDYAVLHTGDPRDSVGGEAWARWRDSTVALAAVRERRLGAPFQLLSGRGQTKLWGYSLLAEAASSRGIAVEPTVFGVSDDGGLSFLRPVGTLDDHGGAVTLRVSGPGVLGPGKGGSVDAAWRERSRGFSDGEHLDAARFRQLSLRAMQPVSPVAITLLGDERRSADPRLPFEDTPFGARTLGAAVAYERFDGSVRLELRDSWLRATEVPGEGPALEGGRTSLGVSVSRVLTSRLTVSAAHRQRLLERGEGLGRMNDTFTSAGVEVQLDDAAAVGVKAGWGPELGPQAWLDARVQRGRETYYGGYSVDVDGPDFGAGRAVTGARTEVGDGTTLFVEDVSAHDAMAMRRARAVGFQWAAGQSGFSAGARYERGVRSPLDIQSDLTRDVASVSAQWLRERFRADVRAELRHEEGTPVRGASGPVDRTQVVLALAAEGQLMKDVTASGRLDFAHTAGQEGLEARFAQGFAALVWRPGPWLVVARYGLTRELSPGARFAFGDRMLQTVSLMPAVRLGERLSVASGLHVGRSSLGESSRWVWTGTLRPSVRLLGGLEVAVEAARRTSAADDQGLTALRPEVAYRLDERLRVALGYTVLGFSGLGLEAESEDAPDRLYLRAEVAW, from the coding sequence TTGGGTCCGGGTACCACCGCGGGCTTCCTGCTCGCGCTGCTCCTGCTGTCGTCCGTGGCGTCCGCGCAGTCGCTGTCGTCGGACCTGCCGACGCAGGCGTCGACCATCGCCGGGCGCGTCTGCGTGGACGTGGACGGAGATGGACTCTGTGGGCCCGACGAACCCGGGCTCGCGGACGTGCGCCTGGTGCTGGCCACCGGCCGTGAGGTGCGCACCGATGCCTTCGGCCGCTACCACCTCACCGGCGTGGACTCGCGCGTGCCGGACCTCATCGGCGGCCCGCACCTTCGCCCCGGCCGCCATGCGCTGAAGGTGGATCCGCGCAGCCTGCCGACGTCCAGCCAGGTGGTCCCCCGCGTCGCGACCGTGGAGGTGCCCTGGGGCGCCGTCGCCCTCCAGGACTTCGCCGTGCGTCCGCCACCCACGCCCCCGCGCGCGGCCCCCACCTCCGAGCAGAGCCGTCCCCCGGAAGCGCGCGCGGCCGACAGCGGGAAGCTGCGCTTCCTCATCAGCGGCCAGGCCTCTCCCGGAGACCGGGTCCGCGCGGGCGACGTGGACGCCACCGTGGAGGACTCCGGCGCGTGGCTCGCGACCGTGCTGCTGACGCCGGGCTCGAACGTCATCTCCATCACCACCACCTCGCAGGGCGGCGCGGTGGAGTTCGCCCAGCAATCCTTCGACGTGGTTCGGCGCGGTGAGCACGGCTGGATCGTCATCCCTCACGCGAAGGAGCGCCTGGGCGCCATGCGCGGGCTGTCCCCGGACGTGCCCCTGCCCACGGGAGACACCTTCCTGCGGCTGGAGGTCGCCCCTGGTACCCAGGTGACGACCCCTGACACCCAACTCTTCGCGGGCCCCGACGGGGAGGTCCGCCTGCCCGTGCGACTCGTCCCGGGACGCAACACCGTCCGCATCTCGATGGCTCCGCCGCAGCGGTCCTGGAGTGCCGTGACCGTGACCGTCGAGGCGCGTGCCCAACCCTTCGTCGTGGGCCTGCTCGACGTGGAGGCCAGCATCGCGCCGGCCGGTGGTGGCTTCCGGTTGCGGGGACGCGGTGCCCTCCATGGCGAAGCCCAGCTGGGGCCCGTGCAGGTGGTGGGCGAGCTGGACCTCACCGACACCGACCTGCGCCAGTTGGACGACGCGCCGCTCGCGGACTGGCTGCGTCCCCGGAGGCCCGAGCGCTTCGACCGCTGGCCCGACCCCGACCTCGCCCCGGCGGAGTGGGGCGACAATTCCGTGTCCCTCACGCCCAACCCCGCGGAGGGACGCCTGCGCCTGGAAGCGCGGCACGAGCAGTACGGCCGCGCGGGCTTTGGCACCTATCGCGCGCTCCTGCAGGACCGCGAGGTGGGCCGCTACCACCGCCCCCTCTTCGGTCCCTACGCGGAGCTGCGCGAACAGCTGGGCCCCGTGAGCGTGGGGCTGGACGCCTTCGCTGGCGGGCTCGTGGACCCCACGCGTGGCCTGGCCGCGACGCCCGCGCACGAGGAGCTGAGTGCCACCGGCGGCAGCCTCTACTACCTGGGCGGCGGCATCGTGGCGGAGGGCTCCGAGCTGGTTCGCGTGGAGGTGCGGGACGGCGTCACCGGCCTGCCGCTGGGCGAACAGCACCTCATCCGGGGCCGCGACTACGAAATTGATTACCTGGCGGGCCGCATCCTCCTCGCGCGCCCGCTGTCGTTCCTCATCGGCGCGTCGCTCCTGCGCACGGACGCGCTCACCGAGACGCCGGCGCCGGTGCTCGTCGTGGACTACGCCGTGCTGCACACGGGGGATCCGCGCGACTCGGTGGGCGGCGAAGCCTGGGCGCGCTGGCGCGACTCCACCGTCGCCCTGGCCGCCGTGCGCGAGCGCCGGCTGGGAGCCCCCTTCCAGCTCCTGTCGGGGCGGGGACAGACGAAGCTGTGGGGATACTCGCTCCTCGCCGAGGCCGCGAGCAGCCGGGGCATCGCGGTGGAGCCCACCGTCTTCGGTGTGTCGGACGACGGCGGTCTGTCCTTCCTCCGCCCGGTGGGCACGCTGGACGACCACGGCGGCGCGGTGACCCTGCGCGTGAGTGGCCCCGGCGTGCTGGGCCCCGGGAAGGGGGGCTCCGTGGACGCCGCGTGGCGCGAGCGCTCGAGGGGCTTCTCCGACGGCGAGCACCTGGACGCGGCCCGCTTCCGGCAGCTGTCCCTGCGCGCAATGCAGCCCGTGAGCCCGGTGGCGATCACGCTCCTGGGCGACGAGCGGCGCTCGGCGGATCCGCGCCTGCCCTTCGAGGACACGCCCTTCGGTGCCCGCACGCTGGGCGCCGCCGTGGCCTATGAGCGCTTCGACGGAAGCGTGCGCCTGGAGCTGCGCGACAGCTGGCTGCGTGCCACGGAGGTGCCCGGGGAGGGCCCCGCGCTCGAAGGCGGCCGGACGTCCCTGGGCGTATCGGTGTCCCGCGTGCTGACGTCCCGCCTCACCGTGTCCGCGGCGCACCGGCAGCGGCTGCTTGAGCGCGGCGAAGGCCTGGGCCGGATGAACGACACGTTCACCTCCGCGGGCGTGGAGGTGCAACTGGACGACGCCGCCGCCGTGGGCGTGAAGGCCGGCTGGGGCCCGGAGCTGGGCCCCCAGGCCTGGCTGGATGCGCGCGTGCAGCGCGGCCGCGAGACCTACTACGGCGGCTACTCCGTGGACGTGGACGGGCCGGACTTTGGCGCGGGCCGCGCGGTGACGGGCGCTCGCACGGAGGTCGGGGATGGCACCACCTTGTTCGTGGAGGACGTGAGCGCGCACGACGCCATGGCGATGCGGCGGGCGCGCGCCGTGGGCTTCCAGTGGGCGGCGGGACAGAGTGGCTTCAGCGCGGGTGCCCGCTACGAGCGCGGCGTGCGCAGCCCGCTGGACATCCAGAGCGACCTCACGCGCGACGTGGCCAGCGTGTCCGCGCAGTGGCTGCGCGAGCGCTTCCGCGCGGACGTGCGCGCCGAGCTGCGCCATGAAGAGGGCACGCCCGTGCGTGGCGCCTCTGGCCCGGTGGACCGCACCCAGGTGGTGCTGGCGCTGGCCGCGGAAGGCCAGTTGATGAAGGACGTGACGGCTTCCGGACGGTTGGACTTCGCGCACACCGCGGGCCAGGAAGGGCTGGAGGCCCGGTTCGCGCAAGGGTTCGCGGCGCTCGTCTGGCGGCCCGGTCCCTGGCTGGTGGTGGCCCGCTACGGCCTCACGCGCGAGCTGTCTCCGGGTGCCCGCTTCGCCTTCGGAGACCGGATGCTCCAGACGGTGTCGCTGATGCCGGCGGTGCGGCTGGGCGAGCGGCTCTCCGTGGCGTCCGGCCTGCACGTCGGACGCTCCAGCCTGGGCGAGTCCTCGCGCTGGGTGTGGACGGGGACGCTGCGGCCCTCGGTGCGGCTGCTGGGCGGACTGGAGGTCGCGGTGGAGGCCGCCCGGCGTACATCGGCGGCGGACGACCAGGGCCTGACGGCGCTCCGGCCAGAGGTCGCTTACCGGCTGGACGAGCGCCTGCGGGTGGCCCTGGGGTACACGGTCCTGGGGTTCAGCGGCTTGGGTCTGGAGGCCGAATCGGAGGATGCTCCGGATCGCCTCTATCTCCGGGCGGAAGTGGCCTGGTAG
- a CDS encoding serine protease produces the protein MRFMSGVVVAVGLLGCGGPEAEQAPYETVGHTAQEIVGGVEARPNSHPWIVSLQQYGSHFCGGSLVRVSDNKEESDIVLTAAHCVYDGLSNVTAVAGAHNLYNPTSTQVTARVTKAVYHPQYNPDTTMNDIAVLKLDKPIKFDTTSAGACGQSSGMRPNPAAQLAGGSARFPVCLPASGERVADNTMATVAGWGLTREGGQDTSSILLQVGVPVLNPRSVAQSYSSQGIVIDENAMLGAGYAQGGRDACQGDSGGPLVVNGPQGYVLQGIVSFGVGCARAGLPGIYTRVSNYIPWINTQIRSLSAVR, from the coding sequence ATGCGCTTCATGAGCGGAGTCGTCGTCGCGGTCGGTCTTCTCGGGTGCGGTGGTCCGGAGGCCGAGCAGGCCCCCTACGAGACAGTGGGTCACACGGCGCAGGAGATCGTGGGAGGCGTCGAGGCCCGGCCGAACTCCCACCCCTGGATCGTCAGCCTGCAGCAGTACGGCAGCCATTTCTGCGGGGGCAGCCTGGTGCGGGTGAGCGACAACAAGGAGGAGAGCGACATCGTCCTCACCGCGGCCCACTGCGTCTATGACGGTCTCTCCAATGTCACGGCGGTCGCAGGGGCGCATAACCTGTACAACCCCACGTCCACGCAAGTGACAGCCCGGGTGACGAAGGCCGTCTACCACCCCCAGTACAATCCAGACACGACGATGAACGACATCGCCGTCCTCAAGCTCGACAAGCCCATCAAGTTCGACACGACCTCCGCCGGGGCTTGCGGCCAGTCCTCGGGCATGCGCCCCAACCCGGCGGCCCAGCTCGCGGGCGGCAGCGCGCGCTTCCCAGTGTGCCTCCCAGCCTCCGGGGAGCGCGTCGCTGACAACACGATGGCGACGGTCGCGGGCTGGGGCCTGACACGGGAGGGGGGCCAAGACACGTCCAGCATCCTGCTGCAGGTGGGAGTCCCCGTCCTCAATCCTCGGAGCGTCGCCCAAAGCTACAGCTCACAAGGAATCGTCATCGACGAGAATGCCATGCTCGGTGCTGGGTATGCGCAAGGAGGCAGGGACGCATGCCAGGGCGACAGCGGCGGGCCGCTCGTCGTCAATGGACCCCAAGGCTACGTGCTCCAGGGCATCGTGAGCTTCGGGGTGGGCTGCGCGCGGGCAGGGCTGCCCGGCATCTACACGCGCGTCTCCAACTACATCCCGTGGATCAACACGCAGATCCGGAGCCTCAGCGCCGTCAGGTAG
- a CDS encoding response regulator, with the protein MARLLIVEDNQELASLIATVAETRGHEAVTVFTGESALEALGPHSRFDAALVDLLLPDIRGSEVLGALRAHAIPAIAVSGVYKGDRFAREATQVHGACAFFEKPFELDGVINALEEAAGVPPVTHGELLDEVDLLVLEELVQETPAEDEPALESVLSPSESNEPAPSEAPADVSEALPLPFAQRGAVWTEAAPAPVRQRRQLPEWSLGGDLAHTSVPRLLNAYYEARHHGELKLRQGTVLKVVYFEAGRVVYAASNLAPERFGRFCLRKGALTEAQLAEAAGYAREHSLRTGDALLKRGLLSPKQRRQLLEEQVKDILWSTFAWTEGGYGFSPMRPQRADLVPLSLFPGDLILEGVTRTETLVALRQRMAPGRRLFPTADPPYGLHELKLAGPQAMLLAFADGTKTVEDLLALTDLSEREALATLRGLELSGVLEERQQTPNRRQRISFGL; encoded by the coding sequence ATGGCGCGACTGCTCATCGTGGAGGACAACCAGGAACTCGCCTCCCTCATCGCCACGGTCGCGGAGACCCGAGGCCATGAGGCGGTCACCGTCTTCACGGGTGAATCCGCGCTGGAGGCCCTGGGTCCCCACTCGCGCTTCGACGCCGCGCTGGTGGACCTGCTGCTGCCGGACATCCGCGGCAGCGAGGTGCTGGGAGCCCTGCGCGCGCACGCCATCCCCGCCATCGCCGTCAGCGGTGTGTACAAGGGCGACCGCTTCGCCCGGGAAGCCACGCAGGTCCACGGCGCCTGCGCCTTCTTCGAGAAGCCCTTCGAACTGGACGGCGTGATCAACGCGCTGGAGGAGGCCGCGGGCGTGCCGCCCGTGACGCACGGGGAGCTGCTCGATGAGGTGGACCTGCTCGTCCTGGAGGAGCTGGTCCAGGAGACGCCCGCGGAGGATGAGCCCGCGCTCGAGTCCGTCCTCTCCCCGTCCGAGTCCAACGAACCCGCGCCCTCGGAAGCGCCCGCCGACGTGTCGGAGGCCCTGCCCCTGCCCTTCGCGCAGCGTGGCGCCGTGTGGACGGAGGCCGCGCCCGCGCCCGTGCGTCAGCGGCGTCAGTTGCCGGAGTGGTCGCTCGGCGGAGACCTGGCGCACACGTCGGTGCCGCGCCTGCTCAACGCCTATTACGAAGCGCGCCACCACGGCGAGCTGAAGCTGCGCCAGGGCACGGTGCTCAAGGTCGTCTACTTCGAGGCGGGCCGCGTGGTGTACGCCGCCTCCAACCTGGCCCCGGAGCGCTTCGGCCGGTTCTGCTTGCGCAAGGGCGCGCTCACGGAGGCGCAGCTCGCGGAGGCCGCGGGCTACGCGCGCGAGCACTCGCTGCGCACCGGCGACGCCCTGCTCAAGCGCGGCCTGCTGAGCCCCAAGCAGCGCCGTCAGCTGCTGGAGGAGCAGGTGAAGGACATCCTCTGGTCCACCTTCGCGTGGACGGAGGGTGGCTACGGCTTCAGCCCCATGAGGCCGCAGCGCGCGGACCTGGTGCCGCTGTCGCTCTTCCCCGGGGACCTCATCCTCGAAGGCGTCACGCGCACGGAGACGCTGGTGGCGCTGCGCCAGCGCATGGCGCCCGGGCGCCGCCTGTTCCCCACGGCGGATCCGCCCTACGGCCTGCACGAGCTGAAGCTGGCGGGGCCCCAGGCGATGCTGCTCGCGTTCGCGGACGGCACGAAGACGGTGGAGGACCTGCTCGCCCTCACGGACCTGTCCGAGCGCGAGGCCCTGGCCACCCTGCGCGGCCTGGAGCTGTCCGGCGTGCTGGAGGAGCGTCAGCAGACGCCCAACCGCCGCCAGCGCATCAGCTTCGGGCTCTGA
- a CDS encoding alpha/beta fold hydrolase, whose amino-acid sequence MSVALGVLAGIAVLVPTARWWLMHRVGTPRGSEPFDGHVYRVGKAVIAERRCEQPRATVIVMHGFVADMRYFTHHYREPDLQLILLTSCDYHLPITDPREEPAPWAKVPAEPEGTISHDAAVLVQALEHLPRTDVVRVHGHSRGGAVVLEAAKLRPDLFERVEVVLEAPVLPQARPYRSLTPSQLWLLPFLIPLWRLAPIARHNRGAWGPLENARKRELIMAFPFNPKRVATMMANLRDIEAWSQARDASLFGNLRRGTVLVPGKDRVLESASMRESAGRAKPGLDVVELDGCSHFVLWDRPDAMPVLAHTAERSTGGD is encoded by the coding sequence ATGTCCGTCGCTCTTGGAGTCCTCGCTGGTATCGCCGTGCTGGTGCCCACCGCGCGCTGGTGGTTGATGCACCGGGTGGGCACACCCCGCGGTAGTGAGCCCTTCGACGGACATGTCTACCGGGTGGGCAAGGCCGTCATCGCCGAACGGCGCTGCGAGCAGCCCCGCGCCACGGTCATCGTCATGCACGGCTTCGTGGCGGACATGCGCTACTTCACGCACCACTACCGCGAGCCCGACCTTCAGCTCATCCTGCTGACGAGCTGCGACTACCACCTGCCCATCACCGACCCTCGCGAGGAACCCGCCCCCTGGGCCAAGGTGCCTGCCGAACCGGAGGGCACCATCTCCCATGACGCCGCGGTGCTGGTGCAGGCCCTGGAGCACCTGCCCCGGACGGACGTCGTGCGCGTCCACGGGCATTCGCGCGGAGGCGCCGTGGTCCTGGAGGCCGCGAAGCTGCGGCCGGACCTCTTCGAACGGGTGGAGGTCGTGCTGGAGGCGCCCGTGCTCCCGCAGGCCCGCCCCTACCGGAGCCTGACGCCCTCGCAGCTCTGGCTGCTGCCGTTCCTCATCCCGCTGTGGCGGCTCGCGCCCATCGCGCGGCACAACCGGGGCGCATGGGGGCCGCTGGAGAATGCTCGCAAGCGCGAGCTCATCATGGCCTTCCCGTTCAACCCGAAGCGGGTGGCGACGATGATGGCCAACCTGCGGGACATCGAAGCCTGGAGCCAGGCGCGCGATGCGTCCCTGTTCGGCAACCTGCGGCGCGGCACGGTGCTCGTTCCGGGGAAGGACCGGGTGCTGGAGTCCGCGTCCATGCGCGAGAGCGCCGGGCGCGCGAAGCCGGGGCTCGACGTGGTGGAGCTGGACGGGTGCAGCCACTTCGTCCTGTGGGACCGCCCGGATGCGATGCCCGTGCTGGCGCACACAGCTGAACGGTCCACCGGCGGCGATTGA
- a CDS encoding FecR domain-containing protein, which produces MAASPSHRRQAPFLIGLVLILAALPVGWFVFLREPPAPLPPPEPPRRVVTDAEAEAKKAVELVLSSFEGTVDVKHGEAGTWEPASKDMPLRPTDVVRTGRGSWAVLLNGESVELRMEAETEISVEEISNELSKVMLSSGLATATVRGRPNVRHTFVLKAKNGNAEASTSQGTFTMSNNGTGTVSVGTREGDVKLSDKEGKYVIVRAGQRSIVRPGKGLSEPEPIPSTVFLKMEWPTGEQRQREVTVVGRTDPFNRVTVDGVSVFANEAGTFKLDVPLAEGSNLVKVAAVGVGGARQDEQHELTLVPPPPPPPPSRKRPGTIEVDAGGIWDPP; this is translated from the coding sequence ATGGCTGCTTCTCCATCCCACAGGCGACAGGCTCCGTTCCTCATCGGGCTCGTGCTCATCCTGGCCGCGCTGCCGGTGGGCTGGTTCGTCTTCCTGCGGGAGCCTCCCGCGCCGCTGCCGCCGCCCGAGCCGCCCCGCCGCGTCGTCACGGATGCGGAGGCGGAGGCGAAGAAGGCCGTGGAGCTGGTGCTGAGCTCCTTCGAAGGAACCGTGGACGTGAAGCACGGCGAGGCCGGGACCTGGGAGCCCGCCAGCAAGGACATGCCGCTGCGGCCCACGGACGTGGTGCGCACCGGCCGCGGATCCTGGGCGGTGCTGCTCAACGGCGAGTCCGTGGAGCTGCGCATGGAGGCCGAGACGGAGATCTCCGTGGAGGAGATCTCGAACGAGCTGTCGAAGGTGATGCTGAGCAGCGGTCTGGCCACCGCCACCGTGCGAGGCCGTCCCAACGTGCGCCATACCTTCGTCCTGAAGGCGAAGAACGGCAACGCGGAGGCCAGCACCTCGCAGGGTACCTTCACCATGAGCAACAACGGGACTGGCACCGTGAGCGTGGGCACGCGTGAAGGTGACGTGAAGCTGTCCGACAAGGAGGGCAAGTACGTCATCGTCCGCGCCGGCCAGCGGTCCATCGTCCGCCCCGGCAAGGGGCTCTCTGAGCCGGAGCCCATCCCCAGCACCGTGTTCCTGAAGATGGAGTGGCCCACGGGCGAGCAGCGCCAGCGCGAGGTCACCGTTGTCGGCCGCACGGATCCGTTCAACCGGGTGACGGTGGACGGCGTCAGCGTGTTCGCCAACGAGGCTGGGACGTTCAAGCTCGACGTTCCGCTCGCGGAGGGCTCCAACCTGGTCAAGGTGGCCGCCGTGGGCGTGGGCGGCGCGCGCCAGGACGAGCAGCACGAATTGACCCTGGTCCCGCCGCCGCCTCCTCCTCCGCCTTCGCGGAAGAGGCCGGGGACAATCGAGGTCGACGCCGGAGGGATCTGGGATCCTCCCTGA
- a CDS encoding isopenicillin N synthase family oxygenase, whose translation MTTRHPMPATAPRTPAPSLPPRPFTSARDGLVRRQPQRFAGIRPLKLEDFVSGTPRQRESFARRLVTQLSERGFFYLERPKAFLERHALAGLFERYEATFQHALLAHPYLHALLPAATVFETGYNATWYPESPVVRQPIEAFMAKPATWTVFRRRVVPEPVRELLEASEDAYDACHAVGIVLLEALELGYGLRAGGLTRLFRRRTEGAVRFVKYHAPSTARRRREVVAHASEPHSDKSFFTFNLGESRPGLVWLDGNTPRLMPNDEGHWLITSGRFSEGLTRELDAPVRAFRHTVHNDGERVVILGFVTPEGDLHDLPLDAWPAPPLAGGARG comes from the coding sequence ATGACGACCCGACATCCCATGCCCGCCACCGCGCCACGGACACCGGCACCGTCCCTGCCACCCAGACCCTTCACCTCCGCGCGGGACGGCCTCGTGCGCCGCCAGCCCCAGCGCTTCGCGGGTATCCGGCCGCTCAAGCTGGAGGACTTCGTGTCCGGGACGCCGCGCCAGCGGGAGTCCTTCGCGCGGCGCCTGGTCACCCAGCTGTCGGAGCGCGGCTTCTTCTACCTGGAGCGCCCCAAGGCCTTCCTGGAGCGCCATGCCCTGGCGGGGCTGTTCGAGCGCTACGAGGCAACCTTCCAGCACGCGCTGCTGGCGCATCCGTACCTGCACGCGCTCCTACCCGCGGCGACGGTGTTCGAGACGGGCTACAACGCCACCTGGTACCCGGAGTCGCCGGTGGTGCGGCAGCCCATCGAGGCCTTCATGGCCAAGCCCGCGACGTGGACGGTCTTCCGCCGCCGCGTGGTGCCGGAGCCGGTGCGGGAGCTCCTGGAGGCCTCGGAGGACGCGTACGACGCCTGTCATGCCGTGGGCATCGTGCTGCTGGAGGCGCTGGAGCTGGGCTACGGCCTGCGCGCCGGGGGGCTCACGCGGCTGTTCCGCCGCCGCACGGAAGGGGCGGTGCGGTTCGTGAAGTACCACGCGCCCAGCACCGCGCGGCGCAGGCGGGAGGTGGTGGCGCACGCGTCGGAGCCGCACTCGGACAAGAGCTTCTTCACCTTCAACCTGGGCGAGTCCCGGCCGGGGCTGGTGTGGCTGGACGGGAACACGCCGCGCCTCATGCCCAACGACGAAGGGCACTGGCTCATCACCTCCGGCCGCTTCTCCGAAGGGCTGACGCGCGAGCTGGACGCGCCGGTGCGGGCCTTCCGGCACACGGTGCACAACGACGGTGAGCGCGTGGTCATCCTGGGCTTCGTGACGCCCGAGGGCGACCTGCACGACCTGCCGCTGGACGCGTGGCCCGCGCCGCCGCTCGCGGGAGGCGCCCGTGGCTGA
- a CDS encoding GspE/PulE/PilB domain-containing protein, with protein sequence MRLGELLVKDGLVSAAGLEEALESQVVHGGRLGTNLVELGLLSEQDLSKALGRLHNCAYASGEMVPDPKAVALVNPNDADDKEYLPMRADATRLSVAVLNPHDFTTLDAIAFKTGKRVVPVVIPEFRMNQLLRRHAKAFRQLRAIDMNAVRPRPAKGAAAAELAKAAERPPDLMSEEEFQSVYAQALRGGSDAEADVLEGEIIITGEEVVESPVATPPQGRPAMPAQPRPGAAVPPRVDIPAHVAPSVPAQGVPAQMARAAASPAGQGAAKQGVPAHVAGQPGAAQGVPAHLAGQPGAQGVPAQAAAQVRGGPGAAGVPAHVAAQAGAQGVPAHVAAQASATGAMPPGAAASPPVAAKPVAPPPTPLTFPEAQAELARSSDREDVARTVLRFAMGKWRRCLLLSVQGNLVTGWHGMGQGVSDEGVRRIGVPLRDQSTFRLVRDLRSHYVGPVKRDAAMGMFYQLLGGGFPTTAVILPLLVRGKVVHLLYVDNGAEQFTPPDVGELLILSQGVGRSYEAMMRRRKSA encoded by the coding sequence ATGCGCCTGGGTGAATTGCTCGTGAAGGACGGCCTCGTGTCGGCGGCGGGGCTGGAGGAGGCGCTGGAGTCCCAGGTGGTCCACGGCGGCCGGCTGGGGACGAACCTGGTGGAGCTGGGCCTCCTGTCCGAGCAGGACCTGTCCAAGGCGCTGGGTCGGCTTCACAACTGCGCCTACGCGTCCGGGGAGATGGTGCCCGACCCGAAGGCCGTGGCGCTGGTGAACCCCAACGATGCGGACGACAAGGAGTACCTGCCCATGCGGGCGGACGCGACGCGGTTGAGCGTCGCGGTGCTGAACCCGCATGACTTCACGACGTTGGACGCCATCGCGTTCAAGACGGGCAAGCGCGTGGTGCCGGTGGTCATCCCCGAGTTCCGGATGAACCAGCTGCTCCGTCGGCACGCGAAGGCGTTCCGGCAGCTGCGGGCCATCGACATGAACGCCGTCCGCCCGAGGCCCGCGAAGGGCGCGGCGGCGGCGGAGCTGGCGAAGGCGGCGGAGCGGCCGCCGGACCTGATGAGCGAGGAGGAGTTCCAGTCCGTCTACGCGCAGGCGCTGCGCGGTGGCTCGGATGCGGAAGCGGACGTGCTGGAGGGGGAGATCATCATCACCGGCGAGGAGGTGGTGGAGTCGCCCGTGGCCACGCCGCCCCAGGGCCGGCCCGCGATGCCGGCGCAGCCGCGTCCCGGAGCGGCCGTGCCGCCGCGAGTGGACATCCCCGCGCACGTCGCTCCGTCCGTCCCGGCGCAGGGAGTACCCGCGCAGATGGCCCGTGCCGCCGCGAGTCCGGCGGGGCAGGGCGCGGCGAAGCAGGGAGTGCCCGCGCACGTCGCGGGGCAGCCCGGAGCAGCGCAAGGCGTTCCTGCCCATCTCGCGGGTCAGCCTGGAGCGCAGGGCGTCCCAGCCCAGGCTGCGGCGCAGGTGCGTGGCGGGCCGGGAGCCGCCGGTGTCCCCGCGCATGTGGCTGCCCAGGCGGGTGCGCAGGGCGTCCCCGCGCACGTCGCGGCCCAGGCCAGTGCGACGGGCGCGATGCCGCCGGGCGCCGCCGCGAGCCCACCCGTGGCCGCGAAGCCGGTGGCTCCCCCTCCCACGCCGCTCACGTTCCCGGAGGCCCAGGCGGAGCTTGCGCGCAGCTCGGACCGCGAGGACGTGGCCCGCACGGTGCTCCGCTTCGCGATGGGCAAGTGGCGCCGGTGCCTGCTGCTGTCCGTGCAGGGCAACCTCGTCACCGGCTGGCACGGCATGGGGCAGGGCGTGAGCGACGAAGGCGTCCGTCGCATCGGCGTGCCGCTGCGAGACCAGAGCACCTTCCGCCTCGTGCGCGACCTGCGCTCCCACTACGTCGGTCCAGTGAAGCGCGACGCGGCGATGGGCATGTTCTACCAACTGCTCGGCGGCGGGTTCCCCACCACGGCGGTCATCCTGCCGCTGCTCGTGCGCGGCAAGGTGGTCCACCTGCTCTACGTGGACAACGGAGCGGAGCAGTTCACCCCGCCGGACGTGGGCGAGCTGCTCATCCTCTCCCAGGGCGTGGGCCGTTCGTACGAAGCGATGATGCGGCGTCGCAAGAGCGCGTAG
- a CDS encoding VOC family protein translates to MKDVQGFHHVAIQAKDVERVTAFYRDLLGFPELKRHLREDGTLRSVWVGVPGGAFLAIEAVDGTPEVEPFRHPAPGLLMLVFRIAREARGGVVETLARAGVPLEHETRWTLYVRDPEGNRVGLSHHPDD, encoded by the coding sequence ATGAAGGACGTTCAGGGCTTCCACCACGTGGCGATTCAAGCGAAGGACGTGGAGCGCGTGACGGCGTTCTATCGCGACCTGCTGGGCTTTCCGGAACTGAAGCGCCACCTGCGGGAGGACGGCACCCTGCGGAGCGTCTGGGTAGGCGTCCCAGGGGGCGCCTTCCTGGCCATCGAGGCGGTGGACGGGACGCCGGAGGTGGAGCCGTTCCGCCATCCGGCGCCGGGGCTGCTGATGCTCGTGTTCCGGATTGCCCGCGAGGCACGGGGTGGGGTGGTGGAGACCTTGGCCCGCGCGGGCGTGCCGCTGGAGCACGAGACGCGCTGGACGCTCTACGTGCGGGACCCGGAGGGCAACCGGGTGGGGCTGAGCCACCATCCAGACGACTAG